The proteins below are encoded in one region of Bosea sp. BIWAKO-01:
- the rplL gene encoding 50S ribosomal protein L7/L12 yields MADLAKLVDELSSLTVLEAADLAKLLEEKWGVSAAAAVAVAAGPAGAPAAVVEEQTEFTVVLAAAGDKKIEVIKEVRAITGLGLKEAKDLVEAAPKPLKEGVTKDEAEKLKKQLEAVGAKVELK; encoded by the coding sequence ATGGCTGATCTTGCTAAGCTCGTTGACGAGCTGTCCTCCCTGACGGTCCTCGAGGCCGCTGACCTGGCCAAGCTTCTCGAAGAGAAGTGGGGCGTTTCCGCCGCTGCCGCCGTCGCTGTTGCGGCTGGACCGGCTGGCGCTCCGGCTGCCGTTGTTGAAGAGCAGACCGAGTTCACTGTCGTTCTCGCCGCCGCCGGCGACAAGAAGATCGAAGTGATCAAGGAAGTCCGCGCCATCACCGGTCTCGGTCTGAAGGAAGCCAAGGATCTGGTGGAAGCCGCTCCGAAGCCGCTCAAGGAAGGCGTGACCAAGGACGAGGCCGAGAAGCTCAAGAAGCAGCTCGAGGCCGTCGGCGCCAAGGTCGAGCTCAAGTGA
- the secE gene encoding preprotein translocase subunit SecE: MAKSNPFQFLQEVRSEAAKVTWPSRRETLITTGLVLAMVVAASLFFLFTDTIIRWSLGFILGAR; this comes from the coding sequence ATGGCGAAGTCCAACCCCTTCCAGTTCCTGCAGGAGGTGCGCTCGGAGGCCGCGAAGGTTACCTGGCCGTCGCGGCGCGAGACCCTGATCACCACCGGCCTCGTCTTGGCCATGGTCGTGGCTGCGAGCCTGTTCTTCCTCTTTACCGATACGATCATTCGCTGGTCGCTCGGTTTCATCCTCGGCGCACGCTGA
- the rplA gene encoding 50S ribosomal protein L1 gives MAHVGKRVVKAREGIDRTKLYPLTEAVALIKGRATAKFDETVEVAMNLGVDPRHADQMVRGVCNLPNGSGRVLRVAVFARGAKAEEAKKAGADVVGAEELVDIVSKGTIDFDRCIATPDMMPLVGRLGKVLGPRGLMPNPKVGTVTMDVTSAVAASKGGSVEFRVEKAGIVHAAVGKVSFTAEKLEENIRAFADSVAKAKPAGAKGTYVQRVAISSTMGPGVKIEPNTVLGG, from the coding sequence ATGGCACACGTCGGAAAACGCGTCGTCAAGGCCCGTGAGGGCATCGACCGCACCAAGCTCTACCCGCTCACCGAAGCCGTTGCCCTGATCAAGGGCCGTGCGACCGCCAAGTTCGACGAGACCGTCGAAGTTGCGATGAACCTCGGTGTCGACCCGCGTCACGCTGACCAGATGGTCCGTGGCGTCTGCAACCTGCCGAACGGCTCGGGCCGCGTCCTGCGCGTCGCCGTGTTCGCTCGCGGTGCCAAGGCCGAGGAGGCCAAGAAGGCCGGGGCCGACGTCGTTGGTGCCGAGGAACTGGTCGACATCGTCTCGAAGGGCACGATCGATTTCGATCGCTGCATCGCGACCCCGGACATGATGCCGCTCGTCGGCCGTCTCGGTAAGGTGCTCGGCCCGCGCGGCCTGATGCCGAACCCGAAGGTCGGGACGGTGACCATGGACGTGACCAGCGCGGTTGCGGCCTCCAAGGGTGGCTCGGTCGAGTTCCGCGTCGAGAAGGCCGGCATCGTGCATGCCGCCGTCGGCAAGGTCTCGTTCACAGCTGAGAAGCTCGAAGAGAACATCCGCGCCTTCGCGGATTCGGTTGCCAAGGCGAAGCCCGCCGGCGCCAAGGGCACGTATGTCCAGCGCGTCGCGATCTCCTCGACCATGGGCCCGGGCGTCAAGATCGAGCCGAACACGGTTCTGGGCGGCTGA
- the rplJ gene encoding 50S ribosomal protein L10, with the protein MERAAKNDAVATLNGVFANTSVVVVAHYAGLTVAQFQKLRREMKANGATVKVAKNRLAKIALEGTDVASISPLLKGPTLIAYSSDPVAAPKVAVAFAKDNDKLVILGGAMGKTSLNPDGVKALATMPSLDELRAKLLGLLQAPATKIAQLSTAPAAKLARVFQAYADKDAA; encoded by the coding sequence GTGGAAAGAGCGGCAAAGAATGATGCCGTCGCGACACTGAACGGCGTGTTCGCAAACACGTCGGTCGTTGTCGTGGCCCACTATGCGGGTTTGACGGTGGCACAGTTCCAGAAGCTTCGTCGTGAGATGAAGGCCAATGGCGCCACTGTGAAGGTCGCAAAGAACCGGCTGGCCAAGATCGCTCTTGAAGGCACCGACGTCGCGTCCATCAGCCCCTTGCTGAAGGGCCCCACCCTGATCGCTTATTCCAGCGATCCGGTCGCGGCGCCGAAGGTCGCCGTCGCTTTCGCCAAGGACAATGACAAGCTTGTCATCCTCGGCGGCGCGATGGGCAAGACCTCCCTGAACCCGGATGGTGTCAAGGCTCTGGCCACGATGCCCTCGCTCGACGAACTGCGCGCCAAGTTGCTCGGCCTTCTCCAGGCCCCGGCAACCAAGATCGCCCAGCTCTCGACCGCGCCTGCTGCAAAGCTCGCTCGCGTGTTTCAGGCATATGCCGACAAGGATGCGGCCTGA
- a CDS encoding cytochrome b — translation MTMSISPSGEGLVVGAAQRAGQRSFPFLAKLLHWMTAVLVLVLFCSGVLMKQIGDGPMADALYTLHKTTGAGLFGLVLFRMAYRVLARLTGHWREGGGDRAVHGVLYAALIVVPMLGWAGVSDFGARELAFGLTLPAIWPEGAGYSEPLLKGHAWLAFALMGLVVLHIGIALGDYVQRGAGRPSRATAKMPQRESSSPSFPDMP, via the coding sequence ATGACGATGTCGATATCGCCGTCTGGGGAGGGTCTTGTGGTGGGCGCCGCACAGCGCGCGGGGCAACGCAGCTTCCCGTTCCTGGCAAAGCTGCTGCACTGGATGACCGCGGTGCTGGTCCTCGTGCTCTTCTGCTCCGGTGTTCTGATGAAGCAGATCGGCGATGGGCCGATGGCGGACGCGCTGTACACCTTGCACAAGACGACCGGTGCGGGGCTGTTCGGGCTCGTGCTCTTCCGCATGGCTTACAGGGTGCTGGCGCGCCTGACGGGACACTGGCGGGAAGGGGGCGGAGACAGGGCGGTCCACGGCGTGCTCTATGCCGCGCTGATCGTCGTGCCGATGCTCGGCTGGGCCGGCGTGTCCGATTTTGGTGCGCGGGAACTCGCCTTTGGCCTGACGCTGCCGGCGATCTGGCCGGAAGGGGCCGGCTATTCCGAGCCATTGCTCAAAGGCCATGCCTGGCTTGCCTTCGCCCTGATGGGGCTCGTCGTCTTGCACATCGGCATCGCACTCGGCGACTATGTCCAGCGGGGTGCGGGGCGCCCTTCAAGGGCGACCGCAAAGATGCCGCAGCGCGAAAGCTCTTCCCCTTCGTTTCCGGATATGCCATAG
- the rpoB gene encoding DNA-directed RNA polymerase subunit beta yields MVNSLQGRRRVRKFFGKLKEVAQMPNLIEVQKASYDQFLMVDEPKGGRSDEGLQSVFKSVFPIGDFAGASLLEFVKYTFEPPKYDVDECRQRGMTFSAPLKVTLRLIVFDIDPDTQAKSVKDIKEQDVYMGDMPLMTDNGTFIVNGTERVIVSQMHRSPGVFFDHDKGKTHSSGKLLFAARIIPYRGSWLDIEFDAKDIVYARIDRKRKIPVTSLLFALGMDGEEILSRFYNHIAYVKDKQGWRVPYDAERMKGFKATVDMIDADTGEVVVEAGKKLVARTARQLAEKGLKFLRATDEDLYTQYIAEDLVNPATGEVFAEAGEEISEKLLKLLTDEGFDEIPVLDIDHITVGPYIRNTLNVDKNSRREEALFDIYRVMRPGEPPTLETAENMFQSLFFDSERYDLSAVGRVKMNMRLDLDAEDTVRILRKEDIFAVVKALVDLRDGKGEIDDIDHLGNRRVRSVGELMENQYRLGLLRMERAIKERMSSVDIDTVMPQDLINAKPAAAAVREFFGSSQLSQFMDQTNPLSEVTHKRRLSALGPGGLTRERAGFEVRDVHPTHYGRICPIETPEGPNIGLINSLATFARVNKYGFIESPYRRIRDGQLTDEIIYLSAMEEAKYNVAQANAATDASGRLTDDLIVCRRAGEVIVTPVDKVDFMDVSPKQLVSVAAALIPFLENDDANRALMGSNMQRQAVPLVRADAPFVGTGMEAVVARDSGAAIAARRAGIVDQVDATRIVIRASDEMDPTKPGVDIYRLQKFQRSNQSTCITQRPLVRVGDMIKKGDIVADGPSTELGELALGRNVLVAFMPWNGYNFEDSILLSEKIVSEDIFTSIHIEEFEVMARDTKLGPEEITRDIPNVSEEALKNLDEAGIVYIGAEVAAGDILVGKITPKGESPMTPEEKLLRAIFGEKASDVRDTSLRVPPGVQGTIVEVRVFNRHGVDKDERAQAIEREEIERLAKDRDDEQAILDRNTFARLAEILTGKTGLAGPKGFKKDTVITREGMSEFPRSQWWLFAVGDDALMTEIEAMRKQYDESKKRLEQRFLDKVEKLQRGDELPPGVMKMVKVFVAVKRKIQPGDKMAGRHGNKGVVSRIVPAEDMPFLEDGTHADIVLNPLGVPSRMNVGQILETHLGWAAAGLGKQIAKAIDVYKKAHDGKALRASFEAVYGDNEIVASMDDAELVEMGQNLRRGVPIATPVFNGAKESDIEHLLEQAGLNKSGQVTLYDGRTGEPFDRKVTVGYIYMLKLHHLVDDKIHARSIGPYSLVTQQPLGGKAQFGGQRFGEMEVWALEAYGAAYTLQEMLTVKSDDVAGRTKVYESIVRGEDNFEAGIPESFNVLVKEMRSLGLNVELISNKQKPGELPPAEAAE; encoded by the coding sequence ATGGTCAATTCGCTCCAGGGCCGCAGGCGCGTCCGCAAGTTCTTCGGAAAACTCAAGGAAGTCGCGCAGATGCCGAACCTCATCGAGGTTCAGAAGGCGTCTTACGACCAGTTCCTGATGGTGGACGAGCCCAAGGGCGGCCGCTCCGACGAGGGCCTGCAGTCCGTCTTCAAGTCGGTGTTCCCGATCGGCGATTTCGCGGGCGCTTCGCTGCTCGAATTCGTGAAATACACCTTCGAGCCGCCGAAATACGATGTCGACGAATGCCGCCAGCGCGGCATGACCTTCTCGGCGCCGCTCAAGGTAACGCTGCGCCTGATCGTGTTCGATATCGATCCCGACACCCAGGCGAAGTCGGTCAAGGACATCAAGGAGCAGGATGTCTACATGGGCGACATGCCGCTCATGACGGATAACGGCACCTTCATCGTCAACGGCACCGAGCGCGTCATCGTCTCGCAGATGCACCGTTCGCCGGGCGTGTTCTTCGATCACGACAAGGGCAAGACCCATTCGTCGGGCAAGCTGCTCTTTGCCGCGCGCATCATCCCCTATCGCGGCTCCTGGCTGGACATCGAGTTCGACGCCAAGGACATCGTCTACGCGCGTATCGACCGGAAGCGTAAAATCCCGGTGACGTCGCTGCTGTTCGCTCTCGGCATGGACGGCGAGGAGATCCTCAGCCGCTTCTACAACCACATCGCCTACGTCAAGGATAAGCAGGGCTGGCGCGTTCCCTACGACGCCGAGCGCATGAAGGGCTTCAAGGCGACGGTCGACATGATCGACGCCGACACCGGCGAGGTCGTGGTCGAGGCCGGCAAGAAGCTGGTCGCCCGCACCGCCCGTCAGCTCGCCGAGAAGGGCCTGAAGTTCCTGCGCGCCACCGACGAGGATCTCTACACCCAGTACATTGCCGAGGATCTGGTCAACCCGGCGACCGGCGAGGTCTTCGCCGAGGCGGGCGAGGAGATCAGCGAGAAGCTGCTCAAGCTCCTGACCGATGAAGGCTTCGACGAGATTCCGGTGCTGGACATCGACCACATCACGGTCGGTCCCTACATCCGCAACACGCTCAATGTGGACAAGAACTCGCGCCGCGAGGAAGCGCTGTTCGACATCTACCGCGTGATGCGTCCCGGCGAGCCGCCGACGCTCGAGACCGCCGAGAACATGTTCCAGTCGCTGTTCTTCGACTCGGAGCGCTACGACCTCTCGGCCGTCGGCCGCGTGAAGATGAACATGCGTCTCGATCTCGACGCCGAGGACACCGTGCGCATCCTGCGCAAGGAAGACATCTTCGCGGTCGTCAAGGCGCTGGTCGACCTGCGCGACGGCAAGGGCGAGATCGACGACATCGACCATCTCGGCAACCGCCGTGTGCGCTCGGTCGGCGAGCTCATGGAGAACCAGTACCGCCTGGGCCTGCTACGCATGGAGCGCGCCATCAAGGAGCGCATGTCGTCGGTCGATATCGACACGGTGATGCCGCAGGACCTGATCAACGCCAAGCCTGCGGCTGCCGCCGTGCGCGAGTTCTTCGGCTCGTCGCAGCTCTCTCAGTTCATGGACCAGACGAACCCGCTGTCGGAAGTCACCCACAAGCGCCGTCTTTCGGCGCTTGGCCCGGGTGGTCTGACTCGCGAGCGCGCCGGCTTCGAGGTGCGCGACGTGCACCCGACCCATTACGGCCGCATCTGCCCGATTGAGACGCCGGAAGGTCCGAATATCGGCCTGATCAACTCGCTCGCCACTTTCGCGCGGGTGAACAAGTACGGCTTCATCGAGAGCCCCTACCGCCGCATCCGCGACGGCCAGCTCACCGACGAGATCATCTATCTCTCGGCGATGGAGGAGGCGAAGTACAACGTCGCCCAGGCGAACGCCGCGACCGATGCAAGCGGCCGTCTGACCGACGACCTGATCGTTTGCCGCCGCGCCGGTGAAGTCATCGTCACGCCGGTCGACAAGGTCGACTTCATGGACGTGTCGCCGAAGCAGCTCGTTTCGGTCGCCGCCGCGCTGATCCCGTTCCTTGAGAACGACGACGCCAACCGCGCGCTGATGGGCTCGAACATGCAGCGCCAGGCGGTGCCGCTGGTTCGTGCCGACGCGCCGTTCGTCGGCACCGGCATGGAAGCGGTCGTCGCCCGTGACTCGGGTGCCGCCATCGCTGCCCGCCGCGCCGGCATCGTCGACCAGGTCGACGCGACGCGTATCGTTATCCGCGCCTCCGACGAGATGGACCCGACCAAGCCGGGCGTTGACATCTACCGTCTGCAGAAGTTCCAGCGCTCGAACCAGTCGACCTGCATCACGCAGCGTCCGCTGGTGCGCGTCGGCGACATGATCAAGAAGGGCGATATCGTCGCCGACGGCCCGTCGACGGAGCTCGGCGAACTGGCTCTCGGCCGCAACGTGCTCGTCGCGTTCATGCCGTGGAACGGCTACAACTTCGAGGACTCGATCCTGCTCTCGGAGAAGATCGTCTCGGAAGACATCTTCACCTCGATCCATATCGAGGAATTCGAGGTCATGGCCCGCGATACGAAGCTGGGCCCTGAGGAAATCACGCGCGACATCCCGAACGTTTCGGAAGAGGCGCTGAAGAACCTCGACGAAGCCGGTATCGTCTATATCGGTGCGGAAGTCGCTGCGGGCGACATCCTGGTCGGCAAGATCACGCCAAAGGGCGAAAGCCCGATGACGCCGGAAGAGAAGCTTCTGCGCGCCATCTTCGGCGAGAAGGCTTCGGATGTCCGCGACACCTCGCTGCGTGTTCCTCCGGGCGTGCAGGGCACCATCGTCGAAGTGCGCGTGTTCAACCGCCACGGCGTCGACAAGGACGAGCGCGCCCAGGCGATCGAGCGCGAGGAGATCGAGCGTCTTGCCAAGGACCGCGACGACGAGCAGGCGATCCTGGACCGCAACACCTTCGCGCGTCTGGCCGAGATCCTGACCGGCAAGACCGGCCTTGCCGGTCCGAAGGGCTTCAAGAAGGACACGGTCATCACCCGCGAAGGGATGAGCGAGTTCCCGCGTTCGCAGTGGTGGCTGTTCGCCGTCGGCGACGACGCCCTGATGACCGAAATCGAGGCGATGCGGAAGCAGTACGACGAGTCGAAGAAGCGCCTCGAGCAGCGCTTCCTCGACAAGGTCGAGAAGCTGCAGCGCGGCGACGAACTGCCTCCGGGCGTGATGAAGATGGTCAAGGTCTTCGTCGCGGTGAAGCGCAAGATCCAGCCCGGCGACAAGATGGCCGGCCGTCACGGAAACAAGGGCGTCGTCTCGCGCATCGTTCCCGCCGAGGATATGCCCTTCCTCGAGGACGGCACCCATGCCGACATCGTGCTGAACCCGCTCGGCGTGCCGAGCCGCATGAATGTCGGTCAGATCCTGGAGACCCATCTGGGTTGGGCCGCTGCCGGTCTCGGCAAGCAGATCGCCAAGGCCATCGACGTCTACAAGAAGGCGCATGACGGCAAGGCTCTGCGGGCAAGCTTCGAGGCCGTGTATGGCGACAACGAGATCGTTGCGTCGATGGACGACGCGGAGCTGGTCGAGATGGGCCAGAACCTGCGCCGTGGCGTTCCGATCGCGACCCCGGTCTTCAACGGCGCCAAGGAGTCGGACATCGAGCATCTGCTCGAGCAGGCGGGGCTCAACAAGTCCGGCCAGGTCACGCTCTATGACGGACGGACCGGCGAGCCCTTCGATCGCAAGGTCACGGTCGGCTACATCTACATGCTGAAGCTGCACCACTTGGTCGACGACAAGATTCACGCGCGTTCGATCGGCCCGTACTCGCTCGTTACCCAGCAGCCGCTGGGTGGTAAGGCGCAGTTCGGCGGTCAGCGCTTCGGTGAAATGGAGGTCTGGGCACTCGAAGCCTACGGCGCCGCCTACACCCTGCAGGAAATGCTGACGGTGAAGTCGGACGACGTGGCGGGCCGCACAAAGGTCTACGAGTCGATCGTGCGCGGCGAGGACAATTTCGAGGCGGGCATCCCCGAGAGCTTCAACGTTCTCGTCAAGGAAATGCGCTCGCTCGGCCTCAATGTCGAATTGATCAGCAACAAGCAGAAGCCGGGCGAATTGCCGCCGGCCGAAGCTGCCGAATAA
- a CDS encoding methyl-accepting chemotaxis protein has translation MFPKSFKATVGQRLAVWGALLGLVALLLAAADVVSSIRLTQFSRDLVAYAGAGDALAQADSAYQRLNASLLSDSGPPADKADIEVVARSVADIAMRLHGSVHARAQEAVDLLGELSGQVGSDHIGARESLKRLAAKRNELRVALNEGMTEVSGRLALHVDNARQNKLLLSLLGMFLVVLVITLEYRWLVRPITGMARALGSVERDRAWIGKLAIRRDEIGMLARALLAHLRGEQAQQEAAKQRLEVLSHEVERRDCLQLQGQAFQQRIASIATVLEQHAARMSGASGELARFSGSVDERAAAAAGSTQRASTHVDDVSRSLIDISRLLTTTAGEAQRTTEVATAAKVLVEEATADTVVLCEAVGAISEIIKIIGTVANQTNLLALNATIEAARAGESGRGFAVVAAEVKQLANRSAEATDQVRSGLDSINVAAQRITMRVGALVTSVNQVERAADSIADLARKQDASSRSISESTSKTAGDVRLVADQVEQVAGMVEDWRRTAETVTHASADLGRQAAELRQAVDGFMSETQRMRA, from the coding sequence ATGTTTCCGAAGAGCTTCAAGGCAACTGTCGGTCAGCGTCTTGCCGTCTGGGGCGCGCTGCTTGGTCTTGTTGCGCTTCTCCTTGCCGCCGCCGATGTCGTCAGCTCGATACGCCTGACACAATTCTCGCGGGATCTGGTAGCCTATGCGGGCGCAGGCGATGCGCTTGCCCAGGCCGATTCCGCCTATCAGCGCCTGAACGCCTCGCTCCTGTCCGATAGCGGGCCGCCCGCAGATAAGGCCGACATCGAGGTGGTGGCGCGGAGCGTCGCCGATATCGCCATGCGCCTTCACGGCTCCGTCCATGCGCGTGCGCAGGAGGCAGTCGATCTCCTCGGAGAGCTGTCGGGGCAGGTCGGATCGGACCATATCGGCGCGCGCGAATCGCTGAAGCGGCTCGCCGCGAAGCGCAACGAATTACGCGTCGCCTTGAACGAGGGCATGACCGAGGTCAGCGGCCGGCTGGCCCTGCATGTCGACAACGCCCGGCAGAACAAGCTGCTGCTGTCGCTGCTCGGCATGTTCCTGGTCGTTCTCGTCATCACGCTGGAATATCGCTGGCTGGTGCGGCCCATCACCGGGATGGCGCGCGCCCTTGGCTCGGTCGAACGGGATCGGGCCTGGATCGGCAAGCTGGCGATCCGGCGCGATGAGATCGGCATGCTGGCGCGGGCGCTATTGGCCCATCTGCGCGGCGAGCAGGCCCAGCAGGAGGCGGCCAAGCAGCGCCTCGAGGTGCTGTCACACGAGGTCGAGCGACGTGACTGTCTCCAATTGCAGGGGCAGGCTTTCCAGCAGCGCATCGCCTCGATTGCAACGGTGCTGGAGCAACATGCGGCGCGCATGTCGGGCGCGTCGGGCGAACTCGCACGCTTTTCGGGTTCGGTGGACGAGCGAGCGGCCGCCGCAGCCGGCTCGACGCAGCGGGCCTCGACCCATGTCGACGATGTCTCGCGCTCACTGATCGATATCTCACGCCTGTTGACGACGACGGCTGGCGAGGCACAGCGGACGACCGAGGTTGCGACCGCCGCCAAGGTGCTGGTCGAGGAGGCCACGGCCGATACGGTGGTGCTGTGCGAGGCGGTCGGGGCAATTTCGGAGATCATCAAGATCATCGGTACGGTCGCGAACCAGACCAACCTGCTCGCGCTCAACGCCACGATCGAGGCGGCCCGGGCCGGAGAGAGCGGCCGCGGCTTCGCCGTGGTTGCAGCCGAGGTCAAGCAACTCGCAAACCGCTCCGCAGAAGCGACCGATCAGGTCCGGAGCGGGCTCGATTCCATCAATGTCGCGGCTCAGCGCATCACCATGCGGGTCGGTGCCCTGGTCACCTCCGTCAACCAGGTGGAGCGCGCTGCCGATTCGATCGCCGATCTGGCGCGCAAGCAGGATGCGAGCTCGCGCTCTATCAGCGAGAGCACGAGCAAGACCGCCGGCGATGTCCGCCTCGTGGCTGATCAGGTCGAACAGGTTGCTGGCATGGTCGAGGATTGGCGCCGGACCGCCGAGACGGTCACGCACGCATCCGCCGATCTCGGTCGTCAAGCTGCCGAACTCCGTCAGGCCGTCGACGGATTCATGTCCGAGACACAACGGATGCGCGCATGA
- the nusG gene encoding transcription termination/antitermination protein NusG, protein MSTRWYIVHAYSNFENKVAQSIRDQAAQRNLADKFDEVLVPTEKVVEVRRGRKVDAERKFFPGYVLVKCEMTDEVYHLIKNTPKVTGFLGADKAKPMPIPEHEAMRIKGQVAEGIERPKPTVVFEVGEQVKVADGPFASFNGVVEDVDHARARLKVAVSIFGRATPVELEYGQVEKI, encoded by the coding sequence GTGAGCACCCGCTGGTACATCGTCCACGCCTATTCCAACTTCGAGAACAAGGTCGCGCAGTCGATCCGCGATCAGGCGGCGCAGCGCAATCTCGCCGACAAGTTCGACGAGGTGCTGGTCCCGACCGAGAAGGTCGTCGAGGTTCGTCGTGGCCGCAAGGTGGACGCCGAGCGCAAATTCTTCCCGGGCTACGTCCTGGTGAAGTGCGAGATGACCGACGAGGTCTATCACCTGATCAAGAACACGCCGAAGGTCACCGGCTTCCTCGGGGCCGACAAGGCCAAGCCCATGCCGATCCCCGAACATGAGGCGATGCGGATCAAGGGCCAGGTCGCGGAGGGCATCGAACGCCCGAAGCCGACGGTGGTCTTCGAGGTCGGCGAGCAGGTCAAGGTCGCCGATGGCCCCTTCGCCTCGTTCAACGGTGTCGTCGAGGACGTCGATCACGCACGCGCCCGCCTCAAGGTGGCGGTCTCGATCTTCGGCCGGGCCACGCCGGTCGAGCTCGAGTACGGGCAGGTCGAGAAGATCTGA
- the rplK gene encoding 50S ribosomal protein L11 translates to MAKKITGYVKLQVPAGAANPSPPIGPALGQRGLNIMEFCKAFNAKTAQMEKGMPIPVIITAYQDRSFTFEMKQPPVSYFLKKAAGLTSGSKTPGRGGNVGKVTSAQLKEIAEKKMADLNCDNVESAVAMIRGSARSMGLEVVG, encoded by the coding sequence ATGGCAAAGAAGATCACGGGCTACGTGAAGCTTCAGGTTCCGGCGGGCGCGGCCAATCCGTCGCCGCCGATCGGTCCGGCGCTGGGTCAGCGCGGCCTCAACATCATGGAATTCTGCAAGGCCTTCAATGCGAAGACCGCGCAGATGGAAAAGGGCATGCCGATCCCGGTGATCATCACCGCGTATCAGGATCGCTCCTTCACCTTCGAGATGAAGCAGCCGCCGGTTTCGTACTTCCTCAAGAAGGCGGCCGGCCTGACCTCGGGTTCGAAGACCCCGGGTCGTGGCGGCAATGTCGGCAAGGTCACCTCGGCGCAGCTCAAGGAGATCGCCGAGAAGAAGATGGCCGATCTGAACTGCGATAACGTCGAATCGGCCGTGGCCATGATCCGGGGTTCTGCCCGGTCCATGGGCCTGGAAGTCGTGGGCTGA